From the Oscillatoria salina IIICB1 genome, the window ACTTAAAAAAAAGCGGTGGAGTAATTCTAACTATGAACGTGCAACTAGCAAAAAATCCTCAGAAACGAGTCGTTTTTGCACCCCAAACAAATACTAGCTTAAGATCGGGTTCAGTTCTCAAAGTTGAGTTAAACGAAGATGAAAAGGTAGAGTGGCAATGGACATATTTACCTGATGGTGAAAGTTTTATCAGTGGTTACAAAATAATTAAAGATAAGTAATAGTTGTTTAACCATTACTTAAATTGAAAAATTTTCTGTTTGTAGTGAGGGCTTTAGCCCTTTTTTAATTTTAAATTGATTCACCGCGCGATCGCCAAACGACAATGACAGCCTTAACTCTTAATTTACATCCAGTCATCGACTTAACTGACGAACAATTCTTTCAATTATGTCAGAATAATCGAGATTTGCGACTTGAGCGCACTGCTGAGGGAGAATTAATTATTATGCCACCGACAGGATGGGTAAGCGGAAACCAAAATAGTAAATTAACACAACGTTTAGCCAATTGGACAGATGCAAATGGAACAGGATTAGCCTTTGACTCTTCCACAGGTTTTCGACTTCCTAATGGCGCAAATCGTTCTCCTGATGCAGCTTGGGTAAAAAAGTCACGAATAGAAGCTTTAAACCCAGATCCCAACCGATTTTTACCGCTCGCTCCTGATTTTATCATCGAATTGCGATCTGCGAGCGATCGCCTAGAGACATTGCGAAGTAAAATGCAAGAATACATCGATTGTGGCGTAAGTTTAGGCTGGTTGATCGATCCTGAAAACCAACAAGTAGAAATTTACCGTCAAGGAAAAGAAGTGGAGATTTTGCAGTCTCCTACTAGCTTATCAGGAGAAGACGCACTACCGGGATTTGTCCTCAATTTAAGCCAAATTTTGTCCTAAAATCTTGTTAGAGCGAGGAATTTGAGCAAATTTATCTAGATTGCGATCGCGATCGCTAGAGAAGGGTAGTTGCGATCGCGATAACAGTTGAGTAGATTCACACTCCGGAATAGCTTGAGATCGCTCAGAATTTAGTTTAAATAAGTCAGACTAAGAATGTCAAGCCACTTCTTGTTAGGAAAATTTAATCAGAAGTGAGTTACCAGAATTGTATTTAAGCTTTGTGAGGCGATTATTATGTTAGGTTTATTTGTTAGTTTAGCCCTTGCGATCGTGGGAATTTACGTCAGCCTCAACGTGACTGACGAGATTGAATCGATTTTAGCGATCGTTA encodes:
- a CDS encoding Uma2 family endonuclease; the encoded protein is MTALTLNLHPVIDLTDEQFFQLCQNNRDLRLERTAEGELIIMPPTGWVSGNQNSKLTQRLANWTDANGTGLAFDSSTGFRLPNGANRSPDAAWVKKSRIEALNPDPNRFLPLAPDFIIELRSASDRLETLRSKMQEYIDCGVSLGWLIDPENQQVEIYRQGKEVEILQSPTSLSGEDALPGFVLNLSQILS